One part of the Streptomyces ferrugineus genome encodes these proteins:
- a CDS encoding TetR/AcrR family transcriptional regulator — MPRHSPSLDRATPDRIAETALLLIDEGGPESLTFRALATRLGISLASLQRRCTDLAGLLDLCVDHLAGRLPEVAPGTDWATATEARFTALYRLLAAHPGLLTLRGTRPWLGPNLLARLVEPQLADSLAAGMSPESAITAYRRMYLLTLGSAGFVDHREPKAAQAATRTALAALGPEEFPVLTGHLAAIVPAVTDHEVFFGALRQLIQAAEPAPSLIPPSVSTVPGRRRET, encoded by the coding sequence CTCGCCTTCGCTGGACCGCGCGACCCCGGACCGCATCGCCGAGACCGCCCTCCTCCTGATCGACGAGGGCGGTCCGGAGTCACTGACCTTCCGCGCGCTGGCCACGCGGCTGGGGATCTCCCTCGCCTCTCTCCAGCGGCGCTGTACCGACCTGGCCGGACTGCTGGACCTGTGCGTCGACCACCTGGCCGGCCGTCTGCCGGAGGTCGCTCCGGGCACCGACTGGGCCACCGCCACCGAGGCCCGGTTCACCGCTCTGTACCGCCTGCTGGCGGCCCATCCAGGACTGCTCACGCTGCGCGGCACGCGGCCCTGGCTCGGCCCGAACCTGTTGGCCCGCCTGGTCGAGCCGCAGCTCGCCGACAGCCTCGCCGCCGGAATGTCGCCCGAGTCGGCGATCACCGCGTACCGACGCATGTACCTGCTCACCCTCGGCAGCGCCGGCTTCGTCGACCACCGCGAGCCCAAGGCCGCCCAGGCGGCCACCCGCACGGCGCTGGCCGCGCTCGGCCCGGAGGAGTTCCCGGTGCTGACCGGCCACCTGGCGGCGATCGTGCCCGCCGTGACCGACCACGAGGTCTTCTTCGGCGCGCTACGTCAGCTCATTCAGGCGGCCGAACCGGCGCCGTCACTCATCCCGCCCTCCGTTTCCACGGTGCCGGGGCGCCGCCGCGAAACCTGA
- a CDS encoding LysR family transcriptional regulator, whose translation MDVELRQLRCLVAIVDEGTFTDAAIALGVSQAAVSRTLASLERAVGVRLLRRTSRQVTATTTGMRVVAKARRVLAEVEDLVEEATSGHTRLRIGYAWSALGRHTPAFQRRWAQARPGTDLHLVRVNSATSGLAEGACDLAVVRRPLEDRRFDSAIVGLERRFAALAADDLLASRRSLRLGDLSERTLLIERRTGSTTPELWSPDSRPATEETHDVDDWLNVISSGRSIGMTAESTAHQYPRPGIVYRPVRDAEPVAVRLAWWRDDPHPATQAVIELLTALYRDG comes from the coding sequence ATGGATGTGGAGCTACGGCAGTTGCGCTGCCTCGTCGCGATCGTCGACGAGGGCACCTTCACCGATGCGGCCATCGCGCTCGGCGTCTCCCAGGCGGCCGTGTCCCGAACCCTTGCCTCACTCGAACGTGCCGTGGGCGTACGGCTGTTGCGCCGCACGTCGCGCCAGGTGACGGCCACCACGACCGGAATGCGGGTGGTCGCCAAGGCGAGGCGGGTGCTCGCGGAGGTGGAGGACCTGGTCGAGGAGGCCACCTCGGGCCACACCCGCCTGCGGATCGGCTACGCCTGGTCGGCGCTCGGTCGGCACACCCCTGCCTTCCAGCGCCGCTGGGCCCAGGCGCGGCCCGGTACGGACCTGCACCTCGTACGCGTCAACTCCGCCACCTCCGGGCTCGCGGAGGGAGCCTGTGATCTCGCGGTGGTGCGCAGGCCGCTGGAGGACCGGCGTTTCGACTCCGCCATCGTGGGCCTGGAACGGCGGTTCGCCGCCCTGGCCGCCGATGACCTCCTGGCGTCGCGCCGCTCGCTGCGGCTCGGCGATCTCAGCGAGCGCACCCTGCTGATCGAGCGGCGGACCGGCAGCACCACCCCCGAGCTGTGGTCGCCGGACTCCCGTCCGGCGACCGAGGAGACCCATGACGTCGACGACTGGCTCAACGTGATCTCCAGCGGTCGCTCCATCGGCATGACGGCGGAGTCCACGGCCCACCAGTACCCGCGCCCCGGCATCGTCTACCGGCCGGTCCGCGACGCCGAGCCCGTCGCCGTGCGGCTGGCCTGGTGGCGGGACGACCCGCACCCCGCCACCCAGGCCGTGATCGAACTGCTCACCGCCCTCTACCGCGACGGCTGA
- a CDS encoding S1 family peptidase, with product MRISRKKIAALAVAVLLSPATVVSGAQAADDSAGTRYDAAMISALATSLGVSEQAAVERLDREAGQQRTLSSLERQGVATDGSFFNARGELVVNTDNAKASREVEGAGLRARTVRHGENELNKVKAALDDAALRRTPTGVSSWEVDLAADTVTVKVNDSDSASARAFLDKARSYGDAVRVLSDQPDLAPQATIKPGAEMAFNGFVCSVGYGARDSAGRQYLVTAGHCIEDLPVLSYQGTRFAQGTNSRFAMGSRSVDMGIARLDAGNTISTVVGTYGRATEPSVLGSRRAASGSTLCKSGRTTFWTCGRVNSYNVTVTYSDPNGGPNTVVTGLASSSVCTQGGDSGGAYISGNQAQGMTSGGPASQRCNGSVNAPGSSYFQPLDDALTHYGLTLNTA from the coding sequence TTGCGTATCTCTCGGAAGAAAATCGCGGCACTCGCTGTCGCCGTTCTGCTCTCGCCGGCGACCGTCGTGTCCGGCGCACAGGCAGCCGACGACTCGGCGGGCACGCGCTACGACGCTGCCATGATCAGTGCTCTGGCGACCTCGCTCGGCGTGAGCGAACAGGCCGCTGTGGAGCGGCTCGACCGCGAAGCCGGCCAGCAGAGAACGCTCTCCTCGCTCGAGCGCCAGGGTGTGGCGACCGACGGCTCGTTCTTCAACGCGAGGGGAGAACTGGTCGTCAACACGGACAACGCCAAGGCGTCACGAGAAGTGGAAGGTGCCGGGCTGCGCGCACGCACTGTCCGTCACGGTGAGAACGAGCTGAACAAGGTCAAGGCCGCCCTGGACGATGCCGCACTCCGCAGAACTCCCACCGGGGTGAGTTCCTGGGAGGTCGACCTCGCCGCGGACACCGTCACCGTGAAGGTCAACGACAGCGACAGCGCCTCGGCCCGGGCCTTCCTCGACAAGGCACGGTCCTATGGAGACGCCGTGCGTGTCCTGTCCGACCAGCCCGACCTGGCCCCGCAGGCGACCATCAAGCCCGGCGCGGAAATGGCCTTCAACGGTTTCGTCTGCTCCGTGGGTTACGGCGCCCGCGACTCCGCCGGCCGTCAGTACCTCGTCACCGCAGGGCACTGCATCGAGGACCTCCCGGTCCTCTCGTACCAGGGGACCCGCTTCGCCCAGGGCACCAACTCCCGCTTTGCCATGGGCAGCCGCAGTGTTGACATGGGCATTGCACGTCTCGATGCCGGCAACACGATATCCACTGTGGTCGGCACCTATGGCAGGGCCACCGAGCCCAGCGTGCTCGGCAGCAGGCGCGCGGCCTCCGGATCCACCCTCTGCAAGTCGGGCCGCACCACCTTCTGGACGTGCGGGCGGGTCAATTCCTACAACGTGACGGTCACGTACTCCGACCCCAACGGCGGGCCGAACACTGTTGTCACCGGCCTGGCCAGCTCCTCGGTGTGCACGCAGGGAGGTGACAGCGGCGGCGCCTACATCTCGGGCAACCAGGCCCAGGGCATGACTTCCGGAGGCCCCGCGAGCCAGCGCTGCAACGGCAGCGTCAACGCACCTGGATCTTCCTACTTCCAGCCACTGGACGACGCCCTGACGCACTACGGGCTCACCCTCAACACCGCCTGA
- a CDS encoding tannase/feruloyl esterase family alpha/beta hydrolase, giving the protein MTPCGTITAKDAAVVKKIWDGPRRPDGTRLRYGILPGASFARLAATSNGDGVPTPLASGWFTYWLAKNPSFDWHSLTMANFTHYFDQSHKEWAPLSAKTEQFARLFTAPGVGHCRGGSGAAPPDPLAALVKWVEQDKAPHHAAR; this is encoded by the coding sequence GTGACCCCCTGCGGCACGATCACGGCCAAGGACGCGGCAGTGGTGAAAAAGATCTGGGACGGGCCGCGACGCCCGGACGGTACCCGCCTGCGGTACGGAATCCTGCCCGGCGCATCGTTCGCCAGACTCGCCGCGACCTCGAACGGCGACGGAGTCCCGACGCCCCTCGCGTCGGGCTGGTTCACGTACTGGCTGGCGAAGAACCCCTCATTCGACTGGCACAGCCTGACCATGGCGAACTTCACCCACTACTTCGACCAGTCCCACAAGGAGTGGGCCCCGTTGTCGGCCAAGACCGAGCAGTTCGCCCGCCTCTTCACGGCACCGGGCGTGGGCCACTGCCGGGGCGGGTCCGGCGCCGCCCCGCCCGACCCACTGGCGGCCCTGGTGAAGTGGGTCGAGCAGGACAAGGCGCCCCACCACGCCGCTCGCTGA
- a CDS encoding tannase/feruloyl esterase family alpha/beta hydrolase produces MGGGGFNGSIPDTQTAAKTGYAAAGSDSGHTASSSDASWAWSPTGMNSSLITDFIARASHETTVKGKAVTQAFYGTSPTASSWNGCSNGGREGLQEAQVQPRDYDGILAGAPAVQADRFLPAAMWPQVVMHELDDFVLSCKFDAFDQAVTAACDSRDGVADGVITDPRTCRFNPTSLEAP; encoded by the coding sequence GTGGGAGGCGGTGGCTTCAACGGCTCCATCCCGGACACGCAGACCGCGGCGAAGACCGGTTACGCCGCCGCGGGTTCCGACTCCGGTCATACCGCCAGCTCCAGCGACGCCTCGTGGGCCTGGTCCCCGACCGGCATGAACTCGTCCCTGATCACCGACTTCATCGCACGCGCCTCACACGAGACGACCGTCAAGGGCAAGGCCGTCACACAGGCGTTCTACGGCACGTCACCCACCGCCTCGTCCTGGAACGGCTGCTCCAACGGTGGCAGGGAAGGTCTCCAGGAAGCGCAGGTCCAGCCGCGCGACTACGACGGCATCCTGGCAGGTGCGCCGGCGGTCCAGGCGGACCGGTTCCTCCCCGCGGCGATGTGGCCCCAGGTCGTGATGCACGAGCTCGACGACTTCGTGCTCTCGTGCAAGTTCGACGCGTTCGACCAGGCGGTCACCGCCGCGTGCGACAGCCGGGACGGCGTGGCCGACGGCGTCATCACGGACCCTCGGACCTGCCGTTTCAACCCCACCTCGCTGGAGGCACCGTGA
- a CDS encoding aldehyde dehydrogenase family protein → MADAFTAAFVAGVEALWVGDSRGRDTQVGPLARDDLRVAIQRQVEESVAAGTRPLAGGKPLPGDGYPVCPVPVAVRLASLTATSPSTPPFSRARPGRDSRLSPGRTDHLGDRDRSLQEP, encoded by the coding sequence GTGGCGGACGCCTTCACCGCCGCGTTCGTGGCGGGTGTCGAAGCCCTCTGGGTCGGCGACTCGCGCGGACGGGACACCCAGGTCGGCCCGCTCGCCCGCGATGACCTGCGGGTGGCGATCCAGCGGCAGGTCGAGGAGTCCGTCGCCGCGGGCACCCGCCCGCTGGCCGGAGGTAAGCCGCTCCCTGGAGACGGCTACCCCGTGTGCCCCGTCCCGGTCGCGGTGCGCCTTGCTTCATTGACGGCGACATCCCCTTCGACTCCGCCCTTCTCACGGGCGCGGCCAGGCCGGGATTCTCGCCTCTCTCCCGGGCGAACCGATCACCTTGGCGACCGTGACCGCAGCCTTCAAGAGCCGTAG
- a CDS encoding cupin domain-containing protein, translated as MCTEPAPPNLLIHPDEVERFDRGGGVATIPYVGKWNSEKAVITTGQTVFQPGTGLPLHSHNVEESVLILEGEATAEIDGEFFDLEAGQATWVPAGVPHRFFNRGEGVMRIYWVYGGRDVTRTITATGETFEHLSEHDKGGAPTV; from the coding sequence ATGTGCACCGAACCCGCCCCGCCGAACCTGCTCATCCACCCCGACGAGGTCGAACGCTTCGACCGTGGCGGCGGAGTGGCCACCATCCCCTACGTCGGCAAGTGGAACTCCGAGAAGGCCGTCATCACCACCGGCCAGACGGTGTTCCAGCCCGGCACCGGTCTGCCCCTGCACAGCCACAACGTCGAGGAGTCGGTCCTGATCCTCGAAGGTGAGGCGACCGCCGAGATCGACGGAGAGTTCTTCGACCTGGAGGCCGGCCAGGCGACCTGGGTGCCCGCCGGGGTCCCGCACCGGTTCTTCAACCGCGGCGAGGGCGTCATGCGGATCTACTGGGTCTACGGCGGTCGGGACGTCACCCGCACCATCACCGCCACCGGCGAGACCTTCGAGCACCTCTCCGAGCACGACAAGGGAGGGGCACCCACCGTATGA
- a CDS encoding putative quinol monooxygenase: protein MIALTVSLQVVPGRRDAFLEAIEENAERSFTDEPGCRYFDVVCDLSDDHHFVFHEIYDDEAAVEAHRAAPHFKVWREAAAKYVVPGSQVNTLSRRLFHHS from the coding sequence ATGATCGCGCTGACCGTGTCCCTCCAGGTCGTCCCCGGCCGCCGTGACGCTTTCCTCGAGGCCATCGAGGAGAACGCCGAGCGTTCCTTCACCGATGAACCCGGCTGCCGCTACTTCGACGTCGTCTGCGACCTGTCCGACGACCACCACTTCGTCTTCCACGAGATCTACGACGACGAGGCAGCCGTCGAGGCCCACCGCGCCGCACCCCACTTCAAGGTCTGGCGCGAGGCGGCGGCGAAGTACGTCGTCCCCGGCAGCCAGGTCAACACGCTCTCCCGCCGCCTGTTCCACCACTCCTGA
- a CDS encoding Ldh family oxidoreductase, whose protein sequence is MPHTVGAADLLGFAATTTETHGVPPVDARLLADNLVTAELWGHPSHGMLRLPWYLGRLASGATTAVAAPEVVTDSGAVLVVDGRDGLGQVLTDRAVTWGVERARRHGIGAVGVRNSGHFGTAAYFTRKAAERGCVALLATNASPAMAPWGGREKRVGTNPWSIAAPGGRYGTVVMDIANTAVARGKIHHAKERGEPIPDGWAADADGVPTTDPRRAIEGLILPMAGHKGYAISFMFDVLAGVLTGSAFGSAVVGPYRPTGRSGVGHLLICVDIRSMADPAEFEARMETLIEETKSTPAAPGTAEIFVPGEPEARTAERLRGEGITLADDTWSSLGRIAEATAAPLPTPLTPQEMPA, encoded by the coding sequence ATGCCACATACCGTCGGCGCCGCTGATCTGCTCGGGTTCGCCGCCACCACCACCGAAACTCACGGCGTTCCGCCCGTGGACGCCCGACTGCTCGCGGACAACTTGGTGACCGCCGAGCTCTGGGGCCATCCGTCCCACGGGATGCTGCGCCTGCCCTGGTACCTCGGTCGTCTCGCGAGCGGCGCGACCACCGCCGTCGCCGCCCCCGAGGTCGTGACCGACAGCGGTGCCGTCCTGGTCGTGGACGGGCGTGACGGTCTCGGCCAGGTGCTCACCGACCGTGCGGTGACCTGGGGTGTGGAGCGCGCCCGCCGGCACGGGATCGGCGCGGTCGGGGTCCGCAACTCCGGTCACTTCGGTACGGCCGCGTACTTCACCCGCAAGGCCGCAGAACGGGGCTGTGTGGCGCTGCTGGCCACCAACGCCAGTCCGGCGATGGCCCCTTGGGGCGGGCGAGAGAAGCGCGTCGGCACCAACCCGTGGTCGATCGCCGCCCCGGGCGGCCGCTACGGCACGGTTGTGATGGACATCGCCAACACCGCCGTCGCGCGCGGCAAGATCCACCACGCCAAGGAGCGCGGCGAGCCCATTCCCGACGGCTGGGCGGCCGACGCGGACGGCGTGCCCACCACTGACCCGCGCCGCGCCATCGAGGGCCTGATCCTGCCCATGGCCGGCCACAAGGGCTACGCCATCTCCTTCATGTTCGACGTCCTGGCGGGCGTACTGACCGGCAGTGCCTTCGGCTCGGCGGTCGTCGGCCCCTACCGGCCCACCGGCCGCAGCGGCGTCGGCCACCTGCTGATCTGCGTCGACATCCGGTCGATGGCCGATCCGGCCGAGTTCGAGGCGCGGATGGAGACCCTGATCGAGGAGACCAAGTCCACCCCCGCCGCCCCGGGCACGGCCGAGATCTTCGTCCCCGGCGAGCCGGAGGCCCGCACCGCCGAGCGCCTGCGCGGCGAGGGCATCACCCTCGCCGACGACACCTGGTCCTCCCTCGGCCGTATCGCCGAAGCCACCGCCGCACCCCTGCCCACCCCCCTCACTCCGCAGGAGATGCCCGCATGA
- a CDS encoding GntR family transcriptional regulator, which translates to MARATGKSEAVYERLRSDIESLRLRPGAKLSEVHLGEELGASRTPVREAIRRLAREGLVDFVPGEVARVAAISLGGVRALFEFRMLLEPRAAASVATAGAADERLLVPFRELLERLEEFDESFRALDAAAQARSYQEFYEVTEGFDQAVIAACRNPYLARTIRDLRSETVRLRHLSHSGPRRMLTSMEEHRAMLKAIVQGDAQAAEAAGRHHLAQTLQALIDSLTGQDVAIGADVHLDVARR; encoded by the coding sequence GTGGCTCGGGCAACCGGTAAGAGCGAGGCGGTCTACGAGCGGCTGAGGAGTGACATCGAGTCGCTGCGGCTGCGGCCGGGGGCCAAACTGAGCGAGGTCCACCTGGGCGAGGAACTGGGTGCCTCGCGGACGCCGGTGCGGGAGGCGATCCGGCGGCTGGCCCGTGAGGGGCTGGTCGATTTCGTGCCGGGGGAGGTGGCCCGGGTGGCCGCGATCTCGCTGGGCGGGGTGCGGGCCCTGTTCGAGTTCCGGATGCTGCTGGAGCCGCGTGCGGCGGCGTCGGTCGCGACGGCGGGGGCGGCCGACGAGCGCCTGCTGGTGCCGTTCCGTGAACTGCTGGAGCGGCTGGAGGAGTTCGACGAGTCCTTCCGTGCGCTGGACGCCGCCGCCCAGGCGCGGTCCTACCAGGAGTTCTACGAGGTGACAGAGGGCTTCGACCAGGCCGTCATCGCCGCCTGCCGCAATCCCTACCTCGCCCGGACGATCCGTGACCTGCGCAGCGAGACCGTACGGCTGCGGCATCTGTCGCACAGCGGTCCGCGCCGCATGCTCACGTCGATGGAGGAGCACCGCGCGATGCTGAAGGCGATCGTGCAGGGGGACGCGCAGGCGGCGGAGGCGGCCGGCCGGCACCATCTCGCGCAGACCCTCCAGGCGCTCATCGACAGCCTGACCGGCCAGGATGTCGCGATCGGCGCTGACGTCCACCTGGATGTCGCCCGCCGGTAG
- a CDS encoding dihydrofolate reductase family protein produces MGKLVSTLFVTLDGVYQAPGGREEDTRGGFEHGGWVFPLADDDFGQFINEVFTRPAAFLLGRRTYDIFASYWPKVTDPADPVASKLNGLPKYVASSTLTDPEWAGTGVISGDLGKEVTALKERTDGELQVHGSGALVRSLLDLGLVDTLHLLTFPVVLGTGHRLFTEGIAPTAFRHTGGTVTGKGVAINSYDVAGRPEYGTFDLPENA; encoded by the coding sequence ATGGGCAAGCTCGTCTCCACCCTCTTCGTCACGCTCGACGGCGTCTACCAGGCGCCCGGCGGCCGGGAGGAGGACACCCGCGGCGGCTTCGAGCACGGCGGCTGGGTGTTCCCGCTCGCCGACGACGACTTCGGCCAGTTCATCAACGAGGTCTTCACCCGCCCCGCCGCCTTCCTCCTCGGCCGCCGTACGTACGACATCTTCGCCTCGTACTGGCCGAAGGTGACCGACCCCGCCGACCCGGTCGCGTCCAAGCTCAACGGACTGCCGAAGTACGTCGCCTCCTCGACGCTGACCGACCCCGAGTGGGCCGGCACCGGCGTGATCAGCGGCGACCTCGGCAAGGAGGTCACCGCCCTCAAGGAGCGCACCGACGGCGAGCTCCAGGTCCACGGCAGCGGCGCCCTGGTCAGGTCCCTGCTGGACCTCGGCCTCGTCGACACCCTCCACCTGCTGACCTTCCCGGTCGTGCTGGGCACCGGCCACCGCCTGTTCACGGAGGGCATCGCGCCCACCGCCTTCAGGCACACCGGCGGCACCGTCACCGGCAAGGGCGTCGCCATCAACTCGTACGACGTGGCCGGCCGCCCCGAGTACGGCACGTTCGACCTCCCCGAGAACGCATGA
- a CDS encoding SDR family oxidoreductase: MTATYESTTGTHGTLHGKVALVTGGSRGIGAATAVRLAREGADVAVTYVHGKEAAEEVVRAVRALGRRAVALRADAGDADEAQGAVGRTAETLGGLDVLVNNAGVGVLGPLEGLTLADVDRVLAVNVRGVFLASRAAAARMGAGGRIITVGTCMTQRVPGPGGTLYATSKAALIGLTKALARELGPRGITANVVHPGPIDTDMNPADGPYAAGQVEMTALGRFGAVDEVAAMVAYLAGAGYVTGAEFVVDGGHSA; encoded by the coding sequence ATGACAGCCACTTACGAATCCACGACAGGTACTCATGGAACCCTGCACGGCAAGGTCGCACTGGTCACCGGCGGCAGCCGCGGCATCGGCGCGGCCACGGCCGTGCGGCTCGCGCGGGAGGGCGCGGACGTCGCCGTGACGTACGTGCACGGCAAGGAGGCGGCCGAGGAGGTCGTGCGGGCCGTTCGGGCGCTGGGGCGGCGGGCTGTGGCGCTGCGGGCGGACGCCGGGGACGCGGATGAGGCGCAGGGCGCGGTGGGGCGTACGGCGGAGACGCTGGGCGGTCTGGACGTGCTGGTGAACAACGCCGGCGTCGGCGTGCTGGGGCCGCTGGAGGGTCTCACGCTCGCGGATGTGGACCGGGTTCTCGCGGTGAACGTCCGGGGCGTCTTCCTGGCGTCGCGGGCGGCGGCCGCGCGTATGGGTGCCGGGGGGCGGATCATCACCGTCGGTACCTGCATGACCCAGCGCGTGCCGGGGCCCGGTGGGACGCTCTACGCGACCAGCAAGGCGGCGCTGATCGGACTGACCAAGGCGCTGGCCCGTGAGCTGGGGCCGCGCGGGATCACGGCGAATGTCGTGCATCCCGGGCCCATCGACACGGACATGAACCCGGCGGACGGGCCGTACGCGGCGGGGCAGGTGGAGATGACGGCGCTGGGTCGCTTCGGTGCGGTGGACGAGGTGGCGGCGATGGTGGCGTATCTGGCTGGGGCGGGGTATGTCACGGGCGCGGAGTTCGTGGTGGACGGGGGGCACTCGGCGTGA
- the alc gene encoding allantoicase: MAGFTGDANPYGGGDPYADYRTADFPFTQYANLADRRLGAGVIAANDEFFAQRENLLVPERAEFDPEHFGHKGKIMDGWETRRRRGASADHPWPTAEDHDWALVRLGAPGVIRGIVVDTAHFRGNYPQAVSVQGASVPGSPSPEELLGDDVKWTTLVPRTPVGGHAANGFSIGVEQRFTHLRVNQHPDGGIARLRVYGEVVPDPEWLSVLGTFDVVALENGGQVEDASNLFYSPATNTIQPGRSRKMDDGWETRRRRDQGNDWISYRLVAQSQIRAIEIDTAYLKGNSAGWASVSVKDGESGDWTEILPRTRLQPDTNHRFVLPTPAVGTHARVDIFPDGGISRLRLHGSLTDQGIAGLAARHQELGG, translated from the coding sequence GTGGCCGGCTTCACCGGCGACGCGAACCCCTACGGCGGCGGCGACCCGTACGCGGACTACCGCACCGCCGACTTCCCCTTCACCCAGTACGCCAATCTCGCCGACCGCAGGCTGGGCGCCGGAGTCATCGCCGCCAACGACGAGTTCTTCGCCCAGCGCGAGAACCTGCTGGTGCCCGAGCGGGCCGAGTTCGACCCCGAGCACTTCGGGCACAAGGGCAAGATCATGGACGGCTGGGAGACGAGGCGCCGCCGTGGCGCGTCCGCCGACCACCCGTGGCCGACGGCCGAGGACCACGACTGGGCGCTGGTCCGCCTGGGCGCGCCGGGCGTCATCCGCGGCATCGTCGTCGACACGGCCCACTTCCGCGGCAACTACCCGCAGGCGGTGTCGGTGCAGGGCGCGTCGGTGCCGGGCTCCCCGTCCCCCGAGGAACTGCTCGGCGACGACGTGAAGTGGACGACCCTCGTCCCGCGCACGCCGGTCGGCGGCCACGCGGCGAATGGTTTCTCCATAGGGGTGGAGCAGCGCTTCACCCACCTGCGCGTCAACCAGCACCCCGACGGCGGCATCGCCCGCCTGCGCGTGTACGGCGAGGTCGTGCCCGACCCCGAGTGGCTGTCGGTGCTGGGCACCTTCGACGTGGTCGCCCTGGAGAACGGCGGCCAGGTCGAGGACGCCTCCAACCTCTTCTACTCGCCCGCCACCAACACCATCCAGCCGGGCCGCTCCCGCAAGATGGACGACGGCTGGGAGACCCGTCGGCGCCGCGACCAGGGCAACGACTGGATCAGCTACCGGCTGGTGGCGCAGTCCCAGATCCGCGCGATCGAGATCGACACGGCGTACCTCAAGGGCAACAGCGCCGGCTGGGCGTCGGTGTCCGTGAAGGACGGCGAGAGCGGCGACTGGACGGAAATCCTCCCCCGCACCCGCCTCCAGCCCGACACCAACCACCGCTTCGTCCTGCCGACCCCGGCGGTCGGCACCCACGCGCGCGTGGACATCTTCCCGGACGGAGGCATCTCCCGCTTGCGCCTGCACGGCTCACTGACGGACCAGGGCATAGCGGGCCTGGCGGCGAGGCACCAGGAACTGGGCGGCTGA
- the allB gene encoding allantoinase AllB — protein MSDAELVLRSTRVITPEGTRAASVAVSAGKITAVLGYDAEVPSGARLEDLGDDVLLPGLVDTHVHVNDPGRTEWEGFWTATRAAAAGGITTLVDMPLNSLPPTTTVDNLRTKQDVAADKAHIDVGFWGGALPGNVKDLRPLHEAGVFGFKAFLSPSGVDEFPHLDQDRLAQSLAEIASFGGLLIVHAEDPHHLDAAPQQGGPRYADFLASRPRDAEDTAIAQLIAQAKRLHARVHVLHLSSSDALPLIAEAKREGVRITVETCPHYLTLTAEEVPDGASEFKCCPPIRESANQDLLWQALADGTIDCVVTDHSPSTADLKTDDFATAWGGISGLQLSLAAVWTQARRRGHTLEDVVRWMSARTAELVGLDARKGAIEPGRDADFAVLAPDETFTVDPAALQHRNRVTAYAGKTLYGVVRSTWLRGERIVADGEFTDPKGRLLTRTS, from the coding sequence GTGTCCGACGCTGAACTGGTGCTGCGCTCGACGCGCGTCATCACCCCGGAGGGGACGCGCGCCGCCTCGGTCGCGGTCTCCGCCGGCAAGATCACGGCCGTACTCGGGTACGACGCCGAAGTCCCGTCCGGCGCCCGGCTGGAGGACCTCGGCGACGACGTCCTGCTGCCCGGCCTCGTCGACACGCACGTGCACGTCAACGACCCCGGCCGCACCGAGTGGGAGGGCTTCTGGACCGCCACGCGCGCGGCGGCCGCCGGCGGCATCACCACCCTCGTCGACATGCCGCTCAACTCCCTCCCGCCGACCACGACGGTCGACAACCTCCGTACGAAGCAGGACGTCGCCGCCGACAAGGCGCACATCGACGTCGGCTTCTGGGGCGGCGCCCTGCCCGGCAACGTCAAGGACCTGCGCCCGCTGCACGAGGCAGGCGTCTTCGGCTTCAAGGCCTTCCTGTCGCCGTCCGGCGTGGACGAGTTCCCGCACCTCGACCAGGACCGGCTCGCCCAGTCCCTGGCCGAGATCGCCTCCTTCGGCGGCCTGCTGATCGTGCACGCCGAGGACCCCCACCATCTCGACGCGGCCCCGCAACAGGGCGGCCCCAGGTACGCCGACTTCCTCGCCTCGCGCCCGCGCGACGCGGAGGACACCGCCATCGCCCAGCTCATCGCCCAGGCGAAGCGCCTCCACGCACGCGTGCACGTGCTGCACCTGTCCTCGTCCGACGCGCTCCCGCTGATCGCCGAGGCCAAGCGGGAGGGGGTACGGATCACCGTCGAGACCTGCCCGCACTACCTCACCCTCACCGCCGAGGAGGTCCCGGACGGCGCCAGCGAGTTCAAGTGCTGCCCGCCGATCCGCGAGTCCGCCAACCAGGACCTGCTGTGGCAGGCACTGGCCGACGGCACCATCGACTGCGTGGTCACCGACCACTCGCCCTCCACGGCCGACCTGAAGACCGACGACTTCGCCACCGCCTGGGGCGGTATCTCCGGGCTCCAGCTGAGCCTGGCGGCGGTGTGGACACAGGCGCGCAGGCGGGGCCACACCCTGGAGGACGTGGTGCGCTGGATGTCCGCGCGGACGGCGGAACTGGTCGGCCTGGACGCGCGCAAGGGCGCCATCGAGCCGGGCCGCGACGCGGACTTCGCGGTCCTCGCGCCCGACGAGACGTTCACCGTCGACCCGGCCGCCCTCCAGCACCGCAACCGCGTGACGGCGTACGCGGGCAAGACCCTGTACGGCGTCGTCAGGTCCACCTGGCTGCGCGGCGAACGCATCGTCGCGGACGGCGAGTTCACCGACCCGAAGGGGCGACTTCTCACCCGGACCAGCTGA